The following coding sequences are from one Ornithodoros turicata isolate Travis chromosome 1, ASM3712646v1, whole genome shotgun sequence window:
- the LOC135370423 gene encoding uncharacterized protein LOC135370423 — protein sequence MQKKKLCTTRVTAEAIERNTRQQSESPTWHEERRHRLTSSQFGTVLIRKEWSLKGLENLTRQRDLSKVAAVKYGISNEPVAAQRYKEVLHNMGHDAVISSCGLLVSPSCPWLGASPDRIVFDPVEDSYGVVEIKCPYSLRDQQACNLPGLNFCCEVDENGPKLKRDHQYYAQLIGQMAISGLSWGDFVVYSKDFILIERVKFSQSEWSTMKETLDYFYFDTLLPYLETTM from the exons ATGCAAAAAAAG AAACTATGTACCACACGTGTGACAGCGGAAGCGATCGAGAGGAACACGCGCCAGCAATCTGAAAGCCCGACGTGGCACGAAGAGCGGAGGCATCGTTTAACATCTTCACAGTTTGGCACTGTTCTAATCCGGAAAGAGTGGTCTCTGAAAGGACTGGAGAACTTGACAAGGCAAAGGGACCTTTCGAAAGTGGCTGCAGTCAA GTACGGAATATCCAACGAACCCGTTGCGGCACAGAGGTACAAGGAGGTTCTACACAACATGGGCCACGATGCGGTCATCAGCAGCTGCGGGCTTCTAGTCAGCCCCTCCTGCCCTTGGCTTGGTGCTTCTCCTGACCGGATCGTGTTTGATCCAGTGGAGGATTCGTATGGAGTGGTAGAGATCAAGTGCCCGTATTCGCTACGTGACCAGCAAGCGTGCAACCTTCCAGGGCTCAATTTCTGTTGTGAGGTGGATGAAAACGGACCAAAGCTAAAACGAGACCACCAGTACTATGCCCAGCTGATAGGACAGATGGCCATATCAGGGCTAAGCTGGGGAGACTTTGTTGTTTACAGCAAGGATTTTATTCTGATTGAACGGGTGAAGTTCAGCCAAAGCGAGTGGTCCACCATGAAGGAAACGCTGGACTATTTTTATTTTGACACACTGCTGCCATACTTAGAAACCACTATGTAG
- the LOC135386364 gene encoding uncharacterized protein LOC135386364 — translation MATKVELERLQEQLKSQTSEIHLLRSELAIAQAENQELEQVTPFGIAKFKGDDDDIQFYTGLPSYGHFCALLSFLDPGENGKNIIRNDGTRRSEQSGRPQKVSVENQLFLVLVKLRLGLFHKHLGTLFGISISTVSRIFSTWIDFMYLQLAQLPLWLSREAVDEAMPPDFSEKYPSTRVILDATEVKCDVPTSFVTQSGLYSHYKSAHTFKGLVGIAPNGLLTFVSELFTGCTSDKECVIKSGFLELPFEPGDSVMADKGFKIDDLLQSKGVGLNIPPFLRKDQFTPEEVQETQNIAALRIHVERRIQRIKGFHIFDRSIPISLAPLANQVWTVCAILTNFQSPLMKDCCD, via the coding sequence ATGGCAACTAAAGTGGAACTTGAACGACTTCAAGAGCAGCTGAAAAGCCAAACCAGTGAAATACACTTGCTTCGCTCTGAGCTTGCGATAGCACAGGCTGAAAACCAAGAGCTCGAACAGGTGACACCCTTCGGAATTGCCAAGTTTAagggcgacgacgacgacatccAGTTCTACACAGGCCTTCCAAGTTACGGCCACTTCTGTGCTCTTCTGAGTTTCCTTGATCCAGGAGAAAATGGAAAGAATATTATAAGAAATGACGGTACCAGACGTAGTGAACAGAGTGGCCGTCCACAAAAGGTCAGCGTGGAAAACCAGCTCTTTCTAGTGCTCGTGAAGCTGCGGCTTGGTCTGTTTCACAAGCACCTTGGAACCCTGTTTGGCATTTCTATCAGCACAGTGTCAAGAATATTTTCAACATGGATAGATTTTATGTACTTGCAGCTGGCGCAATTACCACTGTGGTTATCACGAGAGGCTGTGGACGAAGCGATGCCACCTGACTTTAGTGAGAAATACCCTTCGACACGTGTCATTCTGGACGCCACAGAAGTTAAATGTGATGTGCCAACCTCATTTGTAACGCAGTCTGGCCTGTACTCTCACTACAAGTCAGCGCACACGTTCAAAGGACTTGTCGGTATCGCCCCAAACGGACTGCTCACCTTTGTGTCCGAACTCTTTACAGGATGCACCTCTGACAAGGAATGTGTGATAAAAAGTGGATTCTTAGAACTGCCATTCGAGCCAGGGGACTCCGTAATGGCAGATAAAGGATTCAAGATCGATGACCTGCTCCAGAGCAAAGGTGTGGGACTCAACATTCCACCTTTTCTCAGAAAAGACCAATTCACCCCAGAAGAAGTGCAGGAAACACAGAATATTGCTGCACTTAGAATACACGTAGAAAGAAGGATTCAACGAATTAAGGGATTTCATATATTTGATCGCTCTATTCCCATATCATTAGCACCTTTGGCAAACCAGGTGTGGACTGTCTGTGCGATACTTACAAACTTCCAGTCGCCACTTATGAAAGACTGTTGTGACTAG